In a genomic window of Sutcliffiella sp. FSL R7-0096:
- a CDS encoding VTT domain-containing protein: MWRDQVLEWFTAVGPFAIVLSILINTFISILAFMPSVFLTAANLAFFGFWLGTLVSFLGESIGAVVSFWLYRKGIKRFAPDALMKNKWLVKLQETGGREAFLLVLALRLFPFAPSGLVTLAGATSKISLVGFAVASTVGKVPALLLEAFSVYQVLQWNTAGKVILALVALGFVVLVLKGRLRR; encoded by the coding sequence ATGTGGAGAGATCAAGTATTGGAATGGTTTACTGCGGTCGGTCCGTTTGCCATCGTACTTAGTATTCTAATCAATACCTTCATAAGCATACTCGCTTTTATGCCAAGTGTATTTCTCACCGCCGCCAATTTGGCTTTCTTCGGTTTTTGGCTCGGCACGTTGGTTTCCTTTTTGGGCGAGTCTATTGGGGCTGTTGTAAGCTTTTGGCTCTATCGAAAAGGAATTAAGAGGTTTGCCCCTGACGCGTTGATGAAAAACAAATGGCTGGTGAAGTTGCAGGAAACCGGCGGACGGGAAGCCTTCTTGTTGGTATTGGCTTTACGCCTGTTCCCATTTGCACCATCCGGTCTTGTGACATTAGCAGGGGCAACTAGCAAAATCAGCTTGGTCGGATTTGCGGTGGCAAGTACTGTCGGAAAGGTTCCCGCATTGTTGTTGGAGGCATTTTCGGTTTATCAGGTGCTGCAGTGGAATACGGCCGGGAAAGTGATATTGGCTTTGGTGGCGCTCGGGTTTGTCGTGTTGGTGTTGAAGGGAAGGCTTAGGAGGTAA
- a CDS encoding metal-sensitive transcriptional regulator, translating to MENLPIETMNTEDCCHTDSGKRKSHHSEEDKKALISRLNRIEGQVRGVKRLIEEDTYCDDVLTQISAVQSALNGLGKLLLEGHMKSCIVERIQEGDTEVIDELLVTVKRLMK from the coding sequence ATGGAAAACCTTCCAATAGAAACAATGAATACTGAAGATTGCTGCCATACGGATAGTGGTAAACGTAAAAGTCATCATTCCGAAGAGGATAAAAAGGCATTGATCTCCCGCTTGAACCGAATCGAGGGTCAGGTCCGAGGGGTAAAACGATTGATTGAAGAGGACACATATTGTGATGATGTGCTGACTCAGATCTCTGCTGTTCAGTCCGCTCTGAATGGCCTCGGCAAGTTGCTTTTAGAGGGACATATGAAATCCTGTATCGTGGAAAGAATTCAAGAGGGCGATACAGAAGTGATAGATGAGTTGTTAGTAACAGTGAAAAGACTAATGAAATAA
- the copZ gene encoding copper chaperone CopZ, which produces MEQVTLKVNGMSCGHCVKAVEGSVGELDGVNSVKVDLASGTVAVEFKSEQVTVEKIKETIDEEGYEVA; this is translated from the coding sequence ATGGAACAAGTAACATTAAAAGTAAATGGAATGTCTTGTGGGCATTGTGTGAAAGCGGTAGAAGGAAGCGTTGGGGAATTGGATGGAGTGAACTCTGTCAAAGTAGACCTAGCATCTGGCACAGTAGCCGTAGAATTCAAAAGTGAACAAGTGACAGTGGAGAAAATCAAGGAAACAATCGACGAAGAAGGTTATGAAGTAGCGTGA
- a CDS encoding heavy metal translocating P-type ATPase produces the protein MSDQKRKETQLQITGMTCAACSTRVERGLNKLAGVETANVNLALENASITYNPEQVSEKDIEEKIQDLGYDVVKEKAEFLITGMTCAACSSRIEKVLGKMEGVNSANVNLALESGTVEYNPSKLKPSDIIARIEKAGYGATEKVEKSENAESFRQKELEKQQGKFVFSLILTIPLLWAMVSHFSFTSFIYLPDMFMNPWVQLALATPVQFFIGWQFYTGAYKALKNKSANMDVLVALGTTAAYVYSLYLSIESIGSGAHMVDLYFETSAVIITLIILGKLFEVRAKGRSSEAIKKLMGLQAKTALVLRDGKEMEVPLEEVLVGDIVSVKPGEKVPVDGEILEGQSAVDESMLTGESIPVDKKMGDTVYGSTINKNGFLKVKATKVGKETALAQIIRIVEQAQGSKAPIQRLADKISGIFVPIVVGIAILTFLVWYFFVDPGNFAQALVNLIAVLVIACPCALGLATPTSIMAGSGRAAELGILFKGGEHLEQTHRITTVVLDKTGTVTNGEPVLTDVKLEEGEDEATILAMVGAAEKQSEHPLAQAIVDGIQEKGIEFGSVNAFEAIPGYGIEASVGEDRVIVGTRKLMVKHGVAVEQAENTIRTLETEGKTAMLIAVNEEYKGIIAVADTIKDTSKQAVKRLKDMGLEVVMMTGDNERTAKAIAGLAGIDNVIAEVLPEQKAEEVAKLQKQGKKVAMVGDGINDAPALVTADIGMAIGTGTDVAMEAADITLMRGDLNSIVDAIVMSKKTITNIKQNLFWAFAYNSMGIPIAALGFLAPWVAGAAMAFSSVSVVLNALRLQKVKL, from the coding sequence ATGAGCGATCAGAAGAGAAAAGAAACGCAGTTGCAAATTACGGGGATGACGTGTGCTGCATGCTCTACAAGGGTGGAGAGGGGACTGAACAAGCTTGCCGGAGTGGAAACGGCCAATGTGAACCTTGCCCTTGAGAATGCATCCATCACCTATAATCCGGAACAGGTTTCCGAAAAAGACATAGAAGAGAAAATCCAGGATCTTGGCTATGATGTGGTCAAGGAAAAAGCGGAATTTCTCATCACAGGCATGACATGTGCCGCTTGCTCGAGCAGGATCGAGAAGGTACTGGGCAAAATGGAAGGTGTAAATTCAGCTAATGTGAACCTGGCATTGGAAAGTGGAACGGTGGAATATAATCCGTCCAAGTTGAAGCCATCAGACATCATAGCCCGCATTGAAAAAGCCGGCTATGGTGCAACGGAAAAGGTGGAAAAAAGCGAGAATGCCGAGAGCTTCCGCCAAAAGGAGCTAGAAAAACAACAAGGGAAGTTTGTTTTTTCCTTGATTTTAACCATTCCGCTGCTTTGGGCGATGGTGAGTCATTTTTCCTTTACTTCCTTCATTTATCTGCCTGATATGTTTATGAACCCTTGGGTCCAGCTCGCACTCGCGACACCTGTTCAATTTTTTATCGGTTGGCAGTTCTATACTGGTGCCTATAAAGCGTTGAAAAATAAGAGTGCCAATATGGATGTGTTGGTTGCACTCGGTACGACGGCTGCGTATGTGTACAGTCTTTACTTATCGATTGAATCCATCGGTTCGGGTGCCCATATGGTCGACCTTTATTTTGAAACGAGTGCCGTCATCATCACCCTCATTATTTTAGGAAAGCTTTTTGAGGTGAGGGCGAAGGGCCGTTCTTCAGAGGCAATCAAAAAGCTGATGGGCTTGCAGGCTAAGACAGCCCTCGTATTACGCGATGGCAAAGAGATGGAGGTCCCATTGGAAGAGGTTCTTGTGGGAGATATCGTTTCCGTCAAGCCCGGTGAAAAAGTGCCGGTAGATGGAGAAATTCTTGAAGGACAATCAGCGGTGGATGAGTCAATGCTGACAGGAGAAAGCATCCCTGTCGATAAAAAGATGGGCGACACTGTCTATGGTTCGACCATCAATAAAAATGGCTTTTTAAAAGTAAAAGCGACAAAGGTCGGGAAGGAGACCGCCCTTGCTCAAATCATCCGGATTGTGGAGCAGGCGCAAGGCTCCAAAGCACCGATACAGCGTCTAGCAGATAAAATTTCAGGCATTTTCGTTCCGATTGTGGTCGGGATTGCCATTCTTACTTTCTTGGTTTGGTATTTCTTCGTCGATCCAGGGAACTTTGCACAAGCATTGGTCAACCTGATTGCTGTCCTTGTCATCGCTTGTCCGTGTGCGCTTGGCCTTGCAACGCCGACGTCCATCATGGCGGGCTCAGGCCGGGCAGCCGAGCTTGGAATTCTATTTAAAGGCGGCGAGCATTTAGAACAGACCCACCGCATCACAACCGTTGTGCTGGACAAAACAGGGACGGTGACAAATGGGGAGCCGGTTCTGACAGATGTAAAGTTGGAGGAGGGTGAGGATGAAGCGACAATCCTAGCGATGGTTGGAGCTGCAGAGAAACAATCCGAACATCCATTGGCGCAAGCGATCGTGGATGGTATTCAAGAGAAAGGAATCGAGTTTGGTTCCGTCAATGCTTTTGAAGCAATACCTGGGTATGGTATCGAAGCGAGTGTTGGCGAAGACCGTGTAATCGTCGGAACACGCAAGCTCATGGTGAAGCATGGAGTAGCTGTTGAGCAGGCGGAAAATACGATTCGCACGCTCGAGACAGAAGGAAAAACCGCGATGCTAATTGCGGTAAACGAAGAATACAAAGGCATTATCGCGGTCGCAGATACAATCAAAGATACCTCCAAGCAAGCCGTTAAACGTTTGAAGGACATGGGACTGGAAGTTGTCATGATGACCGGGGACAACGAACGTACCGCTAAAGCGATTGCCGGACTTGCCGGCATCGATAACGTCATAGCTGAAGTACTTCCGGAGCAGAAAGCGGAAGAGGTTGCGAAATTGCAGAAGCAAGGCAAAAAAGTCGCGATGGTGGGTGATGGCATTAATGATGCACCAGCCTTGGTGACAGCGGATATTGGGATGGCCATTGGAACAGGAACGGATGTCGCGATGGAAGCGGCGGACATCACCTTGATGCGTGGGGATTTGAATAGCATTGTCGATGCGATTGTGATGAGTAAAAAAACAATCACAAACATTAAGCAGAACCTATTCTGGGCATTTGCCTACAACTCTATGGGTATACCAATTGCCGCTTTAGGCTTCTTGGCACCATGGGTAGCGGGAGCGGCGATGGCGTTCAGCTCCGTGTCGGTTGTCCTGAATGCACTGCGACTACAGAAAGTGAAACTTTAA
- a CDS encoding nitrite reductase: MDMGEKSVKLAVNGGIDFGAKLNGKQLLMLARYMGDEQELEVTTFQQLYVDVPEGRLEEAKADFASVGLQCYPVGNFVKSLRTCNFCKGELEEGMPVAKEINRRIAGREVPFTLKPAYTGCPVGCGEPLVNDIGVIKQHGDRFDLYVGGKAKGLDARTGVLFADGLEEQVLYSMIDRLIDTYAAEGKKREQFAKFVGRYGLDELREKVMA, translated from the coding sequence ATGGATATGGGGGAGAAATCGGTGAAACTAGCGGTCAATGGCGGGATAGACTTTGGCGCCAAGCTGAATGGCAAGCAGCTACTGATGCTTGCCCGCTATATGGGAGATGAGCAAGAACTCGAAGTCACGACCTTTCAGCAATTGTATGTGGATGTTCCAGAAGGACGATTGGAGGAAGCGAAGGCCGATTTTGCAAGTGTTGGTCTGCAGTGTTATCCAGTCGGCAATTTTGTCAAAAGCCTTCGCACCTGTAATTTTTGTAAGGGAGAGCTGGAGGAAGGTATGCCCGTTGCAAAAGAAATCAATCGCCGGATTGCCGGGAGGGAAGTACCTTTTACTTTGAAGCCGGCCTACACAGGCTGCCCGGTCGGGTGCGGCGAGCCGTTGGTCAATGATATCGGTGTAATCAAACAGCACGGAGATCGTTTTGATTTGTATGTCGGTGGCAAGGCAAAAGGACTAGACGCCAGGACTGGCGTGCTGTTTGCGGACGGTCTGGAGGAACAAGTGTTGTATTCCATGATTGATAGATTGATAGATACCTATGCCGCTGAAGGCAAGAAGCGCGAGCAGTTTGCCAAGTTTGTGGGACGTTACGGACTCGATGAGCTGAGGGAGAAGGTAATGGCATAG